Proteins from a single region of Stutzerimonas stutzeri:
- the ccoG gene encoding cytochrome c oxidase accessory protein CcoG, translated as MTEQIPVRDVTPPSKAGASADLYAAREKIYTRAFSGLFRNLRRVGGAVLFILFFGTVWLNWNGRQAVWWDLPDRKFHIFGATFWPQDFMLLSWLLIICAFGLFFITVFAGRVWCGYTCPQSVFTWVFMWAEKITEGDRNQRMKLDKAPMSANKFLRKLAKHAIWLAVGILVAITFVGYFTPIRELVPDLLTLNVNGWAAFWIGFFTLATYGSAGYLREQVCIYMCPYARFQSVMFDKDTLIVSYDPRRGEKRGPRKKDTDYKAMGLGDCIDCTMCVQVCPTGIDIRDGLQIECIGCAACIDACDAIMDKMNYPRGLISYTTEHNLSGQKTHLMRPRLIGYAVALAAMMGLFAYAVYDRPLVKLDVLKDRVLYRENEQGNIENVYTLKVMNKAQHERTFVIEASGLDGLVYEGRSEIRAEAGELVTIPVELSIAPEKLPSSTNEIVFHVRSVDDDSINDDADSRFIGPSIR; from the coding sequence ATGACTGAGCAGATTCCCGTTCGTGATGTAACCCCCCCGTCCAAGGCCGGAGCGTCAGCTGACCTCTACGCCGCGCGTGAAAAAATTTACACCCGAGCCTTCAGCGGCTTGTTTCGTAATCTGCGACGCGTAGGCGGCGCGGTACTCTTCATCCTCTTCTTCGGAACCGTCTGGCTCAACTGGAACGGCCGTCAGGCTGTCTGGTGGGACCTGCCGGATCGCAAGTTCCACATCTTCGGGGCGACGTTCTGGCCCCAGGATTTCATGCTGCTGTCGTGGCTGCTAATCATCTGCGCCTTCGGCCTGTTCTTCATCACCGTCTTCGCTGGCCGCGTCTGGTGCGGCTACACGTGCCCGCAGAGCGTGTTTACTTGGGTGTTCATGTGGGCGGAGAAGATCACCGAGGGTGATCGCAACCAGCGAATGAAGCTCGACAAGGCGCCAATGAGCGCCAACAAGTTCCTTCGCAAACTGGCCAAGCACGCCATCTGGCTCGCGGTTGGCATCCTCGTGGCAATCACCTTCGTCGGCTACTTCACGCCCATTCGCGAGCTGGTTCCCGACCTGCTCACCTTGAACGTCAACGGCTGGGCGGCGTTCTGGATCGGCTTCTTTACCCTCGCCACCTACGGCAGTGCTGGCTACCTGCGTGAGCAGGTGTGCATCTACATGTGCCCGTACGCGCGCTTCCAGAGCGTGATGTTCGACAAGGACACGCTGATCGTTTCCTACGACCCGCGCCGTGGCGAGAAGCGCGGCCCGCGGAAGAAAGATACCGACTACAAGGCCATGGGACTTGGCGACTGTATCGACTGCACCATGTGCGTCCAGGTCTGCCCAACCGGTATCGACATCCGCGACGGTCTGCAGATCGAGTGCATTGGCTGCGCAGCCTGCATCGATGCCTGCGATGCGATCATGGACAAGATGAACTATCCACGCGGGTTGATCAGCTACACCACCGAGCACAACCTGTCTGGCCAGAAGACGCACCTGATGCGTCCCCGCCTGATCGGTTATGCCGTCGCCCTGGCGGCCATGATGGGTCTGTTTGCGTACGCCGTTTACGATCGCCCGCTGGTCAAGCTGGACGTACTCAAGGATCGCGTGCTCTATCGCGAGAACGAGCAGGGCAACATCGAGAACGTTTATACGTTGAAGGTCATGAACAAGGCTCAGCACGAGCGCACCTTCGTGATCGAGGCATCCGGTCTCGATGGCCTGGTCTACGAAGGCCGCAGCGAGATTCGCGCCGAAGCCGGCGAGCTCGTTACCATCCCGGTCGAGCTGTCCATCGCGCCTGAAAAGCTTCCCTCAAGCACCAACGAAATCGTCTTCCACGTTCGCTCGGTAGACGACGATTCAATTAACGATGATGCAGACAGCCGCTTCATCGGCCCAAGCATTCGCTAA
- the ccoP gene encoding cytochrome-c oxidase, cbb3-type subunit III, producing the protein MTSFWSWYVTLLSLGTIAALVWLLLATRKGQRPDSTEETVGHSYDGIEEYDNPLPRWWFMLFVGTVIFALGYLVLYPGLGNWKGILPGYEGGWTQVKEWQREMDKANEQYGPLYAKYAAMPVEEVAKDPQALKMGGRLFASNCSVCHGSDAKGAYGFPNLTDDDWLWGGEPETIKTTILHGRQAVMPGWKDVIGEEGIRNVAGYVRSLSGRDTPEGISVDIEQGQKIFAANCVVCHGPEAKGVTAMGAPNLTDNVWLYGSSFAQIQQTLRYGRNGRMPAQEAILGNDKVHLLAAYVYSLSQQPEQ; encoded by the coding sequence ATGACCTCGTTTTGGAGTTGGTACGTCACCCTGCTGAGCCTGGGCACAATTGCCGCGCTGGTATGGCTGCTACTGGCAACGCGCAAGGGACAACGCCCCGACAGCACCGAAGAAACCGTCGGGCATTCCTATGACGGCATCGAGGAGTACGACAACCCGCTACCGCGCTGGTGGTTCATGCTGTTCGTGGGTACCGTGATCTTTGCTCTTGGATACCTGGTGCTGTATCCCGGCCTAGGCAACTGGAAGGGCATTCTGCCCGGTTACGAAGGTGGCTGGACCCAGGTCAAGGAATGGCAGCGTGAGATGGACAAGGCCAATGAGCAATACGGCCCGCTGTATGCCAAGTACGCTGCCATGCCGGTAGAAGAGGTTGCCAAGGATCCGCAAGCCCTGAAGATGGGTGGACGTCTGTTCGCATCCAACTGCTCGGTCTGCCATGGCTCTGATGCCAAAGGCGCCTATGGCTTCCCGAATCTGACCGACGACGACTGGCTGTGGGGCGGCGAGCCTGAAACCATCAAGACCACCATCCTGCACGGCCGCCAGGCCGTGATGCCTGGCTGGAAAGACGTGATCGGCGAAGAAGGCATCCGCAACGTAGCTGGCTATGTTCGCAGCCTGTCCGGACGTGATACCCCAGAGGGTATTAGCGTCGACATTGAGCAGGGTCAAAAAATCTTCGCGGCCAACTGTGTAGTCTGCCATGGACCGGAAGCCAAGGGCGTTACAGCCATGGGCGCGCCGAACCTGACCGACAATGTCTGGCTGTATGGTTCGAGCTTCGCTCAGATTCAGCAAACCCTGCGCTACGGTCGCAATGGCCGCATGCCTGCTCAGGAAGCGATCCTTGGTAATGACAAGGTTCACCTGCTGGCGGCCTACGTCTACAGCCTGTCGCAGCAACCGGAGCAGTGA
- a CDS encoding CcoQ/FixQ family Cbb3-type cytochrome c oxidase assembly chaperone yields the protein MEIGTLRGLGTILVVVAFIGVVLWAYSSKRKQSFDEAANLPFADDETDAKKREEEASRSKK from the coding sequence ATGGAAATCGGTACTCTTCGCGGCCTGGGCACAATTCTGGTAGTCGTCGCCTTCATCGGCGTAGTGCTCTGGGCCTACAGCAGCAAACGCAAGCAAAGCTTCGACGAAGCAGCCAACCTGCCCTTCGCAGACGACGAGACCGACGCCAAGAAGCGTGAAGAAGAAGCTTCCAGGAGTAAGAAATAA
- the ccoO gene encoding cytochrome-c oxidase, cbb3-type subunit II → MKNHEILEKNIGLLTLFMILAVSIGGLTQIVPLFFQDAVNEPVEGMKPYTALQLEGRDLYIREGCVGCHSQMIRPFRAETERYGHYSVAGESVYDHPFLWGSKRTGPDLARVGGRYSDDWHRAHLYNPRNVVPESKMPSYPWLVENTLDGKDTAKKMSALRMLGVPYTEEDIAGARDAVRGKTEMDAMVAYLQVLGTALTNKR, encoded by the coding sequence ATGAAGAACCACGAAATACTCGAAAAGAACATTGGTCTGCTGACCCTGTTCATGATCCTGGCAGTGAGCATCGGCGGTCTGACCCAGATCGTCCCGCTGTTCTTTCAGGACGCAGTGAACGAGCCGGTTGAAGGCATGAAGCCTTACACCGCGCTGCAGCTCGAAGGTCGGGATCTGTACATCCGCGAGGGCTGCGTTGGCTGCCACTCGCAGATGATCCGCCCCTTCCGCGCTGAGACCGAGCGCTACGGCCACTACTCCGTGGCCGGTGAAAGCGTCTACGACCATCCGTTCCTGTGGGGCTCCAAGCGTACCGGACCGGATCTGGCCCGTGTCGGCGGCCGCTACTCCGATGACTGGCACCGTGCGCACCTGTACAACCCGCGCAACGTAGTTCCTGAGTCGAAGATGCCGTCCTATCCGTGGCTGGTCGAGAACACCCTCGACGGCAAGGACACTGCCAAGAAGATGTCGGCTCTGCGCATGCTTGGCGTTCCGTACACCGAAGAAGACATCGCCGGCGCCCGTGATGCCGTCCGTGGCAAGACCGAGATGGATGCCATGGTGGCCTACCTGCAAGTGCTCGGCACTGCTCTAACCAACAAACGGTAA
- the ccoN gene encoding cytochrome-c oxidase, cbb3-type subunit I — protein MSTAISETAYNYKVVRQFAIMTVVWGIIGMGLGVFIAAQLVWPSLNLDLPWTSFGRLRPLHTNAVIFAFGGCALFATSYYVVQRTCQARLFSDGLAAFTFWGWQAVIVLAVITLPMGYTSSKEYAELEWPIDILITLVWVSYIAVFFGTIMKRKAKHIYVGNWFFGAFILVTAMLHIVNNLEIPVSLFKSYSIYAGATDAMVQWWYGHNAVGFFLTTGFLGMMYYFVPKQAERPVYSYRLSIVHFWALITLYIWAGPHHLHYTALPDWAQSLGMVMSIILLAPSWGGMINGMMTLSGAWHKLRTDPILRFLVVSLAFYGMSTFEGPMMAIKTVNALSHYTDWTIGHVHAGALGWVAMITIGSMYHLIPKVFGREQMHSVGLINAHFWLATIGTVLYIASMWVNGITQGLMWRAINEDGTLTYSFVEALEASHPGFIVRAVGGAFFLAGMLLMAYNTWRTVRAAKSAQYDTAAQIA, from the coding sequence TTTGGACCTGCCGTGGACGAGCTTCGGCCGTCTGCGCCCATTGCACACCAATGCGGTGATCTTCGCGTTCGGTGGTTGCGCACTGTTTGCCACGTCCTACTACGTGGTTCAGCGCACCTGCCAGGCCCGTCTGTTCTCCGACGGACTCGCGGCCTTCACCTTCTGGGGTTGGCAGGCTGTGATCGTGCTTGCGGTCATCACGCTTCCGATGGGCTACACCAGCTCCAAGGAGTATGCGGAACTGGAGTGGCCGATTGATATCCTGATCACCCTGGTCTGGGTGTCGTATATCGCCGTGTTCTTCGGCACCATCATGAAGCGCAAGGCCAAGCACATCTATGTAGGTAACTGGTTCTTCGGTGCCTTCATCCTGGTGACGGCGATGCTGCACATCGTTAACAACCTGGAAATTCCGGTCAGCCTGTTCAAGTCCTACTCGATCTACGCAGGCGCTACCGATGCGATGGTGCAATGGTGGTACGGCCACAACGCCGTGGGCTTCTTCCTGACCACCGGCTTCCTCGGCATGATGTACTACTTCGTGCCTAAGCAGGCCGAGCGTCCGGTGTACTCCTATCGCCTGTCGATCGTCCACTTCTGGGCACTGATCACCCTCTATATCTGGGCCGGCCCGCACCACCTGCACTACACCGCCCTGCCAGATTGGGCGCAGAGCCTGGGCATGGTGATGTCGATCATCCTGCTGGCTCCGAGCTGGGGCGGCATGATCAACGGCATGATGACCCTGTCGGGTGCCTGGCATAAGCTGCGCACCGATCCGATCCTGCGCTTCCTGGTGGTATCGCTGGCGTTCTACGGCATGTCGACCTTCGAAGGTCCGATGATGGCGATCAAGACCGTCAACGCACTGTCCCACTACACCGACTGGACTATCGGCCACGTACACGCCGGAGCCCTCGGTTGGGTAGCGATGATCACTATCGGCTCGATGTACCACCTGATTCCGAAAGTGTTCGGGCGCGAGCAGATGCACAGCGTCGGCCTGATCAATGCGCACTTCTGGCTGGCCACCATCGGCACCGTGCTTTACATCGCCTCGATGTGGGTCAACGGCATCACCCAAGGCCTGATGTGGCGCGCGATCAACGAAGACGGCACCCTGACCTACTCCTTCGTCGAAGCGCTGGAAGCCAGTCATCCCGGCTTCATCGTCCGCGCAGTCGGCGGCGCGTTCTTCCTCGCTGGCATGCTGTTGATGGCATACAACACCTGGCGCACCGTACGGGCCGCCAAGTCAGCCCAGTACGACACTGCCGCGCAGATCGCTTGA